One genomic region from Brachionichthys hirsutus isolate HB-005 chromosome 24, CSIRO-AGI_Bhir_v1, whole genome shotgun sequence encodes:
- the LOC137911911 gene encoding sodium-driven chloride bicarbonate exchanger-like, which yields MPHALFTELDEICLREGEDAEWKETARWVKFEEDVEDGGERWSKPYVATLSLHSLFELRSCIMNGIVMLDMRASSLEEIAEMVLDQHEVSGPLGQDARKRIREALLKQHHHQNHKKLANRIPIVRSFADIGKKQSEPHSMDKNGQTVSPQSQPASNEGKQDVSRENSAVDFSKIDLHFMKKIPAGAEASNVLVGEIEFLDRPVVAFIRLAPAVLLNGLAEVPITTRFLFILLGPLGKGPQYHEIGRSIATLMTDEVFHDVAYKAKDRNDLVAGIDEFLDQVTVLPPGEWDPSIRIEPPKNVPSQEKRKMPPVPNGVTELGESGDHGGHGGPELQRTGRLFGGLVLDVKRKAPHYLSDYTDALSLQCLASFLFLYCACMSPVITFGGLLGEATEGRVSAIESLFGASMTGIAYSLFAGQPLTILGSTGPVLVFEKILFKFCKDYGLAYLSLRACIGLWTSFFCLLLVATDASSLVCFITRFTEEAFAALICIIFIYEALEKLVHLGVHYPINKNNDLQKLTQYSCACVQPRHPSNETLRFWEDRNITASQVNWTNLEVNECEMLHGEFAGSACGPHGPYIPDVLFWCVALFFSTVLMSAFLKEFKTSRYFPTKVRAIISDFAVFITILTMVLVDYALGIPSPKLQVPNKFKPTRDDRGWIVNPVGPNPWWTTIINFVPALLCTILIFMDQQITAVIINRKEHKLKKGCGYHLDLFVVGVMLGLCSVMGLPWFVAATVLSISHVNSLKLESECSAPGEQPKFLGIREQRFTGFMIFTLMGCSVFMTSVLKFIPMPVLYGVFLYMGASSLRGIQFFDRLKLFSMPAKHQPDFIYLRHVPLRKAHLFTIIQLSCLVLLWVIKTSKAAIVFPMMVLALVFIRKLLDFIFTKRELSWLDDLMPEWKKKKLEDAQKEEEHSIIAEEEGIVQVPLEEQFKSDPATVNITDEMSKGSFGSVWKSVSPAESAKKEPSAKSGEKQQHKRRRHDKSLDRETSL from the exons ATGCCCCACGCCCTTTTCACCGAGCTGGACGAGATCTGCCTCAGGGAGGGAGAGGACGCCGAATGGAAGGAGACAGCCAG GTGGGTGAAGTTCGAAGAGGACGTTGAGGACGGCGGTGAACGGTGGAGCAAACCCTACGTCGCCACGCTGTCTCTGCACAGTCTGTTCGAGCTCCGCAGCTGCATCATGAACGGCATCGTGATGCTGGATATGAGGGCGAGCTCGCTGGAGGAGATCGCAG AGATGGTTCTGGATCAGCACGAGGTGTCGGGTCCTCTGGGCCAGGATGCCAGGAAGCGGATCCGCGAGGCCCTGCTCAAACAGCACCACCACCAGAACCACAAGAAACTGGCCAACCGCATCCCTATCGTACGCTCGTTCGCCGACATCGGGAAGAAGCAGTCCGAACCACATTCCATGGACAAGAACG GCCAAACGGTCTCGCCTCAGTCCCAGCCGGCGAGCAACGAGGGCAAGCAGGACGTCAGCCGGGAAAACAGCGCCGTGGACTTCAGTAAG ATCGATCTCCACTTCATGAAGAAGATCCCCGCCGGCGCCGAGGCCTCCAACGTCCTGGTGGGGGAGATCGAATTCCTGGACCGCCCCGTGGTGGCCTTCATCCGCCTGGCTCCGGCTGTGCTGCTCAACGGCCTGGCTGAAGTTCCCATCACCACCAg GTTCCTTTTCATCCTGCTCGGCCCTCTGGGAAAAGGCCCCCAGTATCATGAAATTGGCCGATCCATTGCCACCCTGATGACGGATGag GTTTTCCACGACGTCGCCTACAAGGCCAAAGACAGGAACGACCTGGTGGCGGGCATCGACGAGTTTCTGGACCAGGTGACGGTGCTGCCTCCTGGGGAGTGGGACCCCTCCATCCGAATCGAGCCCCCCAAAAATGTGCCCTCGCAGGAAAAGCGGAAGATGCCCCCCGTTCCCAACGGGGTGACGGAGCTCGGAGAGTCGGGGGATCACGGCGGACACGGCGGCCCTGAGCTCCAGCGCACAGGGAG GCTATTTGGCGGCCTCGTCCTGGACGTCAAACGGAAGGCCCCCCACTACCTTTCGGACTACACCGACGCCCTCAGCCTGCAGTGTctggcctccttcctcttcctgtacTGCGCCTGCATGTCGCCCGTCATCACCTTCGGCGGCCTGCTGGGCGAGGCCACGGAGGGCCGCGTG AGCGCCATCGAGTCCCTGTTCGGGGCGTCCATGACTGGCATCGCCTACTCTCTGTTTGCCGGCCAGCCTCTCACCATCCTGGGAAGCACGGGCCCGGTTCTGGTCTTTGAGAAAATCCTCTTCAAGTTCTGCAA ggatTACGGCCTCGCCTACCTCTCCCTGAGGGCCTGCATCGGCCTCTGGACCTCCTTCttctgcctcctgctggtcgccacGGACGCCAGCTCGCTGGTCTGCTTCATCACGCGCTTCACCGAGGAAGCCTTCGCCGCGCTCAtctgcatcatcttcatctacgAGGCCCTGGAGAAGCTGGTCCACCTGGGGGTGCACTACCCCATCAACAAGAACAACGACCTGCAGAAGCTGACGCAGTACTC GTGTGCCTGCGTGCAGCCCAGACACCCCAGCAACGAGACGCTGCGGTTCTGGGAGGACAGGAACATCACGGCGTCCCAGGTCAACTGGACAAACCTGGAGGTCAAC GAGTGCGAAATGTTGCACGGGGAGTTCGCGGGCAGCGCCTGCGGCCCCCACGGCCCCTACATCCCGGACGTCCTCTTCTGGTGCGTGGCGCTCTTCTTCTCCACCGTCCTCATGTCCGCCTTCCTCAAGGAGTTCAAGACGAGCCGCTACTTCCCCACCAAG GTCCGAGCCATCATCAGTGACTTCGCCGTCTTCATCACCATCCTCACCATGGTGCTCGTCGATTACGCGCTGGGGATCCCCTCTCCAAAATTGCAGGTCCCCAACAAGTTTAAG cccaCCAGGGACGACCGTGGCTGGATCGTAAACCCCGTGGGGCCCAACCCCTGGTGGACCACCATCATCAACTTCGTCCCCGCTCTCCTCTGcaccatcctcatcttcatggaCCAGCAGATCACAGCCGTGATCATCAACAGGAAGGAGCACAAGCTGAAG AAAGGCTGCGGCTACCACCTGGACCTGTTCGTGGTCGGCGTGATGCTGGGCCTCTGCTCGGTGATGGGCCTGCCGTGGTTCGTGGCGGCCACCGTCCTCTCCATCTCCCACGTCAACAGCCTGAAGCTGGAGTCGGAGTGCTCCGCCCCCGGAGAGCAGCCCAAGTTCCTGGGAATCAGAGAGCAGCGCTTCACCGGCTTCATGATCTTCACCCTGATGGGCTGCTCCGTCTTCATGACCTCCGTGCTGAAG TTCATCCCCATGCCCGTGCTGTACGGCGTCTTCCTCTACATGGGCGCCTCCTCGCTCAGAGGCATCCAG TTCTTTGACCGCCTAAAGCTGTTCAGCATGCCGGCCAAACATCAGCCAGACTTCATCTACCTTCGCCACGTCCCGCTGAGGAAGGCCCACCTCTTCACCATCATCCAGCTCAGCTGCTTGGTCCTGCTCTGGGTCATCAAGACCTCCAAGGCCGCCATCGTCTTCCCCATGATG GTGCTGGCCCTGGTCTTCATCCGTAAGCTGTTGGACTTCATCTTCACCAAGAGAGAGCTGAGCTGGCTGGACGATCTGATGCCggagtggaagaagaagaagctggaggacGCACAGAAAGAG gAGGAGCACAGCATCATCGCGGAGGAGGAAGGCATCGTCCAGGTCCCGCTGGAGGAGCAATTCAA GAGCGATCCGGCCACGGTGAACATCACCGACGAGATGTCCAAAGGATCTTTCGGGAGCGTGTGGAAGAGCGTCAGCCCCGCCGAGAGCGCCAAGAAGGAGCCGAGCGCCAAAAG CGGCGAGAAGCAGCAACACAAGCGGCGGCGGCACGACAAGAGCTTGGACAGGGAGACGAGTTTGTGA
- the LOC137912211 gene encoding glucagon-1-like, with translation MRSIQSLAGVLLVLGLVRSSWQVPPPEARGSPSFGADDSLRDELKELSNTKRHSEGTFSNDYSKYLEEKAAQDFVRWLVDKKRSGAPKKRHADGTFTSDMSSYLKEQAIKDFVAMLKSGQIRREFESDRPDQAFIRRHVDGSFTSDVDKVLDAMATKEYLLWVMSSKPSGESKKRQEGQGEVA, from the exons ATGAGAAGCATCCAGTCCCTGGCCGGCGTCCTCCTGGTCCTCGGCTTGGTCCGGAGCAGCTGGCAGGTTCCCCCGCCGGAGGCCCGGGGCAGCCCCAG TTTCGGGGCGGACGACTCGCTGAGGGACGAGCTGAAGGAGCTGTCGAACACGAAGAGACACTCGGAGGGCACTTTCTCCAACGACTACAGCAAATACCTGGAGGAGAAGGCGGCGCAGGACTTCGTCCGGTGGCTGGTGGACAAGAAGAGGAGCGG CGCGCCAAAAAAGCGCCACGCCGACGGGACGTTCACCAGCGACATGAGCTCCTACCTCAAGGAACAGGCGATCAAAGACTTTGTCGCCATGCTCAAGTCTGGGCAAATCAGAAGAGA ATTTGAATCGGACAGACCGGATCAAGCGTTCATCAGGAGGCATGTGGACGGAAGCTTCACCAGCGACGTCGACAAGGTGCTGGACGCCATGGCGACCAAGGAATATTTACTCTGGGTCATGTCCTCCAAGCCTTCTGGGGAGAG CAAGAAAAGGCAAGAAGGCCAGGGAGAAGTCGCCTGA